In the genome of Candidatus Aegiribacteria sp., one region contains:
- a CDS encoding DNRLRE domain-containing protein, which translates to MKYITIVLLIIGAGLSDTFDLLPVADTYTLPSGGCYGSMNTLQIANKPASGHPDERAMMLWDLSEHMGATVTSATLYINIFFQCPSGAGTYTEFYHVTETWDESWSGAHVQHGSTSWQSYHYSTLGWVGVDVTYLAQAWLDGAIENHGIVLQVSGVYPWTKFHSRETSANSPYLRLEFPEALEQDTWGSIKAVF; encoded by the coding sequence ATGAAATACATAACAATTGTTCTTTTGATTATCGGAGCCGGTCTGAGTGATACGTTCGACCTGTTGCCCGTTGCGGATACCTACACGCTCCCTTCCGGTGGATGTTACGGAAGTATGAACACCCTGCAGATTGCGAACAAACCCGCCAGCGGGCATCCCGACGAAAGAGCTATGATGCTGTGGGACCTCTCGGAGCACATGGGAGCGACGGTGACGAGTGCGACACTCTATATAAATATTTTCTTCCAGTGTCCTTCCGGTGCAGGAACGTACACGGAATTCTATCATGTGACAGAAACATGGGATGAGAGCTGGAGCGGAGCCCATGTGCAGCACGGCTCAACATCCTGGCAGTCATATCATTATTCCACTCTTGGATGGGTTGGAGTCGATGTCACATATCTGGCTCAAGCATGGCTTGACGGGGCAATAGAGAACCACGGTATTGTCCTGCAGGTGTCAGGTGTATATCCATGGACCAAGTTCCACTCGCGGGAAACCTCAGCCAACAGTCCGTATCTCAGGCTTGAATTCCCCGAGGCACTTGAGCAGGATACATGGGGTTCGATAAAAGCAGTATTCTGA
- a CDS encoding isoprenylcysteine carboxylmethyltransferase family protein yields MIFKIIFMILWLGNGLVRMPHNLRYKKTKKVKSNNTKREKFLVFIAGIGMMLMPMICIFTPWLDSFNMDLPDPVRWIGLTGFGFGLVLFWRVHKTLGRNWSPILEIRRNHKLITDGPYKYIRHPMYTQIWIWVICQWLVLSNWIVGIVGVLAWTILYIIRIPEEEKMMIEEFGQQYEDYITRSKRIIPGVY; encoded by the coding sequence ATGATATTTAAAATCATATTCATGATTCTATGGCTGGGCAACGGATTAGTCAGAATGCCACACAACTTAAGATACAAAAAAACAAAAAAAGTAAAATCAAACAACACAAAAAGAGAAAAATTTCTGGTTTTCATTGCCGGTATTGGGATGATGTTGATGCCAATGATATGTATATTTACACCGTGGCTTGACTCTTTCAATATGGATTTACCTGATCCGGTTCGATGGATTGGATTAACAGGTTTCGGATTCGGGCTGGTTTTATTCTGGCGGGTTCATAAAACGCTGGGCAGGAACTGGTCTCCGATATTGGAAATCAGAAGAAATCATAAGCTGATTACAGATGGTCCTTACAAATACATCAGGCATCCCATGTATACTCAAATATGGATCTGGGTAATATGCCAATGGTTAGTATTATCAAACTGGATCGTTGGAATAGTTGGAGTTTTAGCCTGGACAATACTATATATTATTAGAATACCTGAAGAGGAAAAGATGATGATTGAGGAATTCGGTCAGCAGTATGAGGATTACATAACGAGAAGTAAAAGAATAATCCCCGGGGTTTACTGA